A window from uncultured Desulfobacter sp. encodes these proteins:
- a CDS encoding phasin family protein: MLETLKNSLLSGVGMALRSKKEIEAFAKEFAEQSEMNQKEAKDFLEECKKRYDDAKSGLDKKVEEIVKSVLKRLDMPTRADVDALNARIDELTTKIEKKA, translated from the coding sequence ATGCTCGAAACTTTAAAAAACAGTCTGCTCAGCGGGGTGGGTATGGCCCTGCGTTCCAAAAAAGAGATTGAGGCGTTTGCCAAAGAATTTGCCGAACAGTCTGAGATGAACCAGAAAGAGGCAAAAGACTTTTTAGAAGAGTGTAAAAAACGTTACGATGACGCAAAATCGGGGCTTGATAAAAAAGTTGAAGAGATTGTGAAGTCGGTGCTTAAACGCCTGGATATGCCCACCCGTGCGGACGTTGATGCACTTAACGCCCGGATAGATGAGTTGACTACAAAAATTGAAAAGAAAGCCTGA
- a CDS encoding acyl-CoA dehydrogenase, producing the protein MAQPIADRRDVDFVLHEQIGTVEHELFEEFNKKTIDLIVSEARTLAIKEILPTFKDGDEIGCTLENGKVTTPESFKRAWKLFCEGEWLAMCDDPEVGGQGMPKTVGCAALEYMVGANSAFMLYYGMTHGAAKLVEAFGNEAQKKLYMKKMFAGQWGGTMLLTEPEAGSDVGALTTTATLNDDGTYSIQGTKIFISAGEHDLCDNIIHPVLARIEGAPAGTRGISLFLVPKYLVNEDGSMGEFNNVVCTGLEEKMGIHGNATCTLALGDKGPCIGTLLGQENKGMPEMFRMMNESRAFVGLQGFAVASAAYMNALDYARTRVQGRHLTAGKDATAKNVTIINHPDVKRQLLNMKVYTEGMRSLHYYYAKCEDIFHTTDDETLKANTAALIEVLTPIVKGYITDKALEVCSHGVQVYGGYGYCQEFPAEQLMRDSRIFMIYEGTNGIQAMDLLGRKLAMNEGRSFRYFLDQIRKTILEAQMIDGLSVLAEKVEIALDRYDTVAYEIGARARSEKALNAYAFAHPFLDITGDIAFAWMHLWRACVAAPKLAKKVGSLDSEAVAAKAPKNKDVAFYAGQMASARFFINTLLPGCYGKMDAILEGDTCVEDISEVSFGSK; encoded by the coding sequence ATGGCACAGCCAATAGCGGACAGACGTGACGTTGACTTTGTATTGCATGAACAAATCGGAACGGTTGAGCATGAGTTGTTTGAGGAATTCAATAAAAAAACCATTGACCTGATTGTCTCCGAGGCAAGGACCCTTGCCATAAAGGAGATTCTGCCCACATTCAAGGATGGGGATGAGATCGGCTGCACCCTTGAAAACGGCAAAGTGACCACGCCGGAGTCGTTTAAACGTGCCTGGAAACTGTTCTGCGAAGGTGAATGGCTGGCCATGTGTGATGATCCCGAGGTGGGCGGCCAGGGCATGCCCAAAACCGTGGGGTGTGCGGCCTTAGAGTATATGGTGGGTGCCAATTCTGCTTTCATGCTCTATTACGGCATGACCCACGGGGCAGCCAAACTGGTGGAAGCCTTTGGGAATGAGGCACAGAAAAAACTGTACATGAAAAAAATGTTTGCAGGCCAGTGGGGCGGAACCATGCTTCTGACCGAACCCGAAGCCGGTTCCGACGTGGGCGCCTTGACCACCACGGCCACTTTGAATGATGACGGTACCTACTCCATCCAGGGCACAAAAATATTTATCTCCGCCGGCGAACACGATCTTTGCGACAATATTATCCATCCGGTGCTTGCCCGTATTGAAGGGGCACCGGCCGGTACAAGGGGGATCTCATTGTTCCTGGTACCCAAATATCTGGTCAATGAAGACGGCTCTATGGGGGAATTTAACAATGTGGTGTGCACGGGCCTTGAAGAAAAAATGGGCATTCACGGCAATGCCACCTGCACCCTGGCATTGGGAGACAAAGGACCCTGCATCGGCACCCTGCTCGGCCAAGAGAACAAGGGCATGCCCGAAATGTTTCGAATGATGAACGAATCCAGGGCCTTTGTGGGACTCCAGGGCTTTGCCGTGGCGTCCGCTGCGTATATGAACGCCCTTGATTATGCCAGAACAAGGGTCCAGGGCCGCCATCTGACAGCAGGCAAGGATGCCACAGCCAAAAACGTAACCATCATCAATCATCCGGATGTTAAACGTCAGTTGTTAAACATGAAGGTCTACACCGAAGGCATGCGCTCCTTGCACTATTATTATGCCAAGTGTGAGGACATTTTTCATACAACGGATGATGAGACATTAAAGGCCAACACCGCAGCCTTAATTGAGGTGCTCACCCCCATTGTCAAAGGGTATATCACGGACAAGGCCCTTGAGGTCTGTTCCCACGGGGTTCAGGTCTACGGCGGTTACGGATATTGCCAGGAATTTCCGGCAGAGCAGCTCATGCGCGATTCCAGGATTTTTATGATTTATGAAGGGACCAACGGTATCCAGGCCATGGATCTGCTTGGGCGAAAACTTGCCATGAACGAGGGTCGAAGCTTTAGATATTTTCTGGACCAGATCAGGAAAACCATACTTGAGGCCCAGATGATTGACGGCCTTTCAGTTCTGGCTGAAAAGGTGGAAATTGCCCTGGACCGTTATGATACCGTTGCCTATGAGATCGGCGCAAGGGCAAGGTCTGAAAAAGCATTGAACGCCTATGCGTTTGCCCATCCCTTTTTGGATATCACAGGGGATATTGCCTTTGCCTGGATGCATCTGTGGCGTGCCTGCGTTGCTGCGCCAAAACTTGCCAAAAAAGTGGGCTCCCTTGATTCCGAAGCTGTGGCTGCCAAGGCCCCTAAAAATAAAGATGTTGCTTTTTATGCCGGACAGATGGCGTCGGCCAGATTTTTTATTAATACACTTTTACCCGGATGTTATGGTAAAATGGACGCCATCCTTGAAGGGGATACTTGTGTGGAAGATATATCCGAGGTATCTTTCGGCTCAAAGTAA
- a CDS encoding MBL fold metallo-hydrolase, with protein MRIKCWGSRGSICVSGQQYARYGGDTTCFEIQAASGETVIIDAGTGIRRLGKYLIQKKIKTCYLLLTHTHWDHIIGLPFFHPLLYSDKTVYIQDRTFAGLTTKKVIEQVMRIPFFPVGLTAYNADIRFDASLIKNFSIGSLDIETIPTSHSQNSLGYKFTENGKTFVFLTDNELGYTHSKGNTIKTYIDFSKDADVLFHDTEYTDKEYLKKSGWGHSRLSDVLELSANASVRQLGLIHINQDRTDDQVDAMVDQCRRFFTDNHLSTSCYAVSADFELFL; from the coding sequence ATGCGAATAAAATGTTGGGGTTCCAGGGGGTCAATCTGTGTATCAGGTCAGCAATATGCCAGGTACGGCGGGGATACGACCTGTTTCGAGATCCAGGCGGCATCCGGGGAAACTGTAATCATTGACGCCGGCACAGGTATCCGTAGACTAGGTAAGTATTTGATTCAAAAAAAGATAAAGACATGCTATCTGCTTTTAACCCACACCCACTGGGATCACATCATTGGCCTCCCATTTTTTCATCCGTTGCTGTATTCGGACAAAACGGTTTACATCCAGGACAGAACCTTTGCCGGTTTGACGACAAAAAAAGTGATTGAACAGGTAATGCGCATTCCTTTTTTCCCCGTCGGATTGACAGCTTACAACGCCGACATCCGGTTTGACGCATCCTTGATTAAGAATTTTTCCATCGGCAGCCTGGACATTGAAACCATTCCCACCTCCCATTCCCAGAACAGTCTTGGATATAAGTTCACGGAAAACGGGAAAACTTTTGTGTTTCTTACGGACAATGAACTGGGATATACCCATTCCAAGGGCAATACGATTAAAACATACATAGACTTTTCAAAGGATGCGGATGTACTGTTCCATGATACCGAGTACACGGACAAAGAATACTTGAAGAAAAGCGGTTGGGGGCACTCCCGTCTGTCTGATGTTCTGGAGCTAAGCGCCAATGCGTCGGTAAGGCAGCTCGGCCTGATCCATATCAACCAGGACAGAACAGATGATCAGGTTGATGCCATGGTTGACCAGTGCCGCAGATTTTTCACGGATAATCACCTTTCCACCTCCTGCTATGCCGTTTCGGCAGATTTTGAACTCTTTTTATAG